The Aequorivita sublithincola DSM 14238 genome window below encodes:
- a CDS encoding LytR/AlgR family response regulator transcription factor translates to MERAVKILIIEDEMVIAANISLQLSELGYEVTGILPRGEEAIAHIEIEMPDIVLLDITLKGEMDGIETAQEIQKLCEIPIIYLTANSDDVHFNRAKETHPYAFISKPFKKLDLQRAIELTVERISTEKKSENNSDLSAQEEENGVSINSISENASDFILNDRIFIRHNEKMLKIDLKNILYVEADRNYCRIFSQGKEHLVVMTLKDIDEKLPQKHFLRIHRSYIINLSQIEEVAGTHVVIGQKAIPMSKQMRSELLKRLQTI, encoded by the coding sequence ATGGAAAGAGCCGTAAAAATATTGATTATTGAAGATGAAATGGTCATTGCGGCAAATATTTCTTTACAATTAAGTGAATTAGGCTATGAAGTAACAGGCATCCTACCTCGCGGCGAAGAAGCTATTGCACATATTGAAATTGAAATGCCAGACATCGTCCTTCTGGATATTACGCTAAAAGGAGAAATGGACGGTATAGAAACCGCACAGGAAATTCAAAAACTATGCGAAATTCCTATTATTTATTTAACTGCAAACTCGGACGATGTCCATTTTAACCGTGCCAAGGAAACGCATCCGTACGCTTTTATCTCAAAACCATTCAAAAAACTAGATCTTCAAAGAGCTATAGAATTAACGGTTGAAAGAATTTCCACAGAAAAAAAATCAGAAAACAATTCCGACCTGTCCGCTCAGGAAGAAGAAAATGGCGTCTCCATAAATTCAATTTCAGAAAACGCTTCCGATTTCATTTTAAACGATCGCATCTTTATTCGCCATAATGAAAAGATGCTAAAAATAGATCTTAAGAACATTCTTTATGTTGAAGCGGACCGCAACTATTGCCGTATTTTTTCACAAGGAAAAGAACATCTTGTTGTAATGACCTTAAAGGATATAGACGAAAAACTTCCTCAAAAACATTTCCTCAGAATTCACCGTAGTTACATCATCAATCTTTCCCAAATAGAAGAAGTTGCAGGCACGCACGTGGTTATTGGCCAAAAAGCAATCCCGATGAGCAAGCAAATGCGATCGGAACTTCTTAAGCGGTTGCAAACAATCTAA
- a CDS encoding nuclear transport factor 2 family protein, producing the protein MKKILFLGLAIALSFTACQQQEKRYTQQSPEIDTYKKVIEAYDKQDWEAMVSHYADNAKIMNNVVEAEAQTLGELVDSDKADAALFSSWGYVNDQSEYEMTVTDEGKTYTNFWGLWKGTLIANNKTYTIPTHISAQFIDGKIVKEFGYWDLSKIMLDVQAMQQQDTLMPDKKALPE; encoded by the coding sequence ATGAAAAAAATACTCTTTTTAGGACTTGCAATAGCCCTTTCATTTACCGCCTGCCAACAACAAGAAAAACGCTACACCCAGCAATCGCCGGAGATAGACACTTATAAAAAAGTTATTGAAGCTTATGATAAGCAAGATTGGGAAGCAATGGTTAGCCATTATGCAGATAACGCAAAAATAATGAATAACGTGGTTGAAGCGGAAGCTCAAACATTAGGAGAACTGGTTGATAGTGATAAAGCAGACGCCGCTCTCTTTTCAAGTTGGGGATATGTAAACGACCAATCTGAATATGAAATGACAGTAACTGACGAGGGTAAAACCTATACAAACTTTTGGGGCCTTTGGAAAGGAACTCTAATAGCCAATAATAAAACCTACACCATACCAACACACATTTCAGCCCAATTTATTGATGGCAAAATAGTAAAAGAATTTGGCTATTGGGATCTTTCAAAAATTATGCTGGATGTACAAGCAATGCAACAGCAAGATACATTAATGCCAGACAAAAAAGCATTACCGGAGTAA
- a CDS encoding NAD-dependent epimerase/dehydratase family protein, with translation MKTVGIIGGSGFIGSHTTKKFLEEGYNVKVSVTDIKMSEKYEHLFNLKNADNLNISALKVEDFETLKAFIRDCEIVIHGGTPFQLDVEDPRKELFDPTINGTTNFLKAVSETPSIEKVVLIASVAAYNTNFPLPSYGKTTTDSFNETDKKYISAESHPYAQAKFMANQTVEKFIEENPKLSFEITSVSPVGVMGKSLSNREDSTSTGLQFLFKNKIAPNPFVQMLYDTNAEMATVDVEDVAQAIFKSATISGLHGKNYLLSSETYPVSDMTLMLNHKEPKNKASVIYQNRLAINDLEMKFRPVQETLNSYSK, from the coding sequence ATGAAAACAGTAGGAATAATAGGTGGTTCAGGCTTCATAGGAAGCCACACCACAAAGAAATTTTTAGAAGAAGGATACAACGTAAAAGTATCTGTTACCGATATTAAAATGAGTGAAAAATACGAACACCTTTTTAACCTTAAAAATGCAGACAACCTCAACATAAGTGCGTTAAAAGTAGAAGATTTTGAAACACTGAAAGCTTTTATCAGAGATTGCGAAATAGTTATTCACGGTGGCACACCATTTCAGCTAGACGTGGAAGACCCACGAAAAGAACTTTTTGATCCAACCATAAATGGGACAACGAATTTTCTAAAAGCCGTAAGTGAAACCCCTTCAATTGAAAAGGTTGTTTTAATCGCTTCGGTTGCAGCTTATAATACCAACTTTCCGTTGCCTTCCTATGGCAAAACAACTACTGATTCCTTTAATGAAACTGATAAGAAATACATCAGCGCCGAAAGTCATCCGTACGCTCAAGCCAAGTTTATGGCAAATCAAACAGTAGAAAAATTTATTGAAGAAAATCCAAAGCTTTCTTTTGAAATCACTTCAGTCTCACCAGTTGGAGTTATGGGAAAATCCTTAAGTAATAGGGAAGATTCCACATCAACTGGGTTACAATTTCTTTTTAAAAATAAAATTGCGCCCAATCCTTTTGTGCAAATGCTCTATGACACCAATGCAGAAATGGCCACAGTAGATGTTGAAGATGTTGCGCAAGCAATTTTCAAATCAGCCACAATTTCTGGCTTGCACGGTAAGAATTATTTACTAAGCAGCGAAACCTATCCGGTTAGCGATATGACTTTAATGCTGAACCATAAGGAACCCAAAAATAAAGCAAGCGTGATTTACCAAAACAGGTTGGCTATAAACGATTTGGAAATGAAATTCAGGCCTGTTCAAGAAACTTTAAACAGTTATTCAAAATAA
- a CDS encoding RidA family protein — translation MTSTAVEKYRSTKVLVSDETPYYFLLRPEVEKAHGYSHAVKIGNSIKISGAVSMDNEGNPTAIGDFEEQMKNCYSDLDKILKHYGCTFDDVVVENVFTTDMPKFLEFAAYRAEIYKKQFPTGSWLGVKELALPEFMIEIELEVRKTNKQTKINNYEKQSKDSSH, via the coding sequence CTGACTTCTACTGCCGTGGAAAAATATAGATCAACTAAAGTATTGGTTTCAGATGAAACTCCATACTATTTTCTGCTTCGCCCAGAAGTTGAAAAAGCCCACGGCTATTCACACGCAGTAAAAATTGGAAACTCAATCAAAATCTCCGGTGCCGTAAGTATGGACAATGAAGGCAACCCAACAGCAATTGGCGATTTTGAAGAACAAATGAAAAACTGCTATTCAGATTTGGATAAAATCCTAAAACACTACGGTTGCACTTTTGACGATGTGGTTGTTGAAAATGTATTCACAACAGATATGCCCAAGTTTCTAGAATTTGCTGCCTATAGAGCAGAAATCTACAAAAAGCAATTTCCAACGGGTTCTTGGCTTGGCGTAAAAGAATTGGCACTTCCCGAATTTATGATCGAGATAGAATTGGAAGTACGTAAGACGAATAAACAAACTAAAATAAACAATTATGAAAAACAATCAAAAGATTCAAGTCATTGA
- a CDS encoding nuclear transport factor 2 family protein → MKNNQKIQVIDKLYNAFATGDIPTVLGAMDPKIVWNEAESNSLAEGNPYIGPDAVLNGVFARLGADNDYFKLEDIQLHGMDNNQVLATLRYDAKVKKTGKEYNAQVAHLWTLKDGKISAFQQYVDTKKLAEAEKE, encoded by the coding sequence ATGAAAAACAATCAAAAGATTCAAGTCATTGACAAACTCTACAATGCTTTTGCAACAGGCGATATACCAACAGTTCTTGGCGCAATGGATCCAAAAATAGTATGGAATGAAGCTGAAAGCAATTCCTTGGCTGAAGGCAATCCTTACATTGGGCCTGACGCCGTTTTAAATGGTGTATTTGCAAGGTTGGGAGCAGACAATGATTATTTCAAATTGGAAGACATTCAACTTCACGGAATGGACAATAACCAAGTATTGGCAACGCTGCGTTATGATGCCAAAGTAAAAAAAACAGGGAAAGAATATAATGCGCAAGTTGCACATTTATGGACTTTGAAGGATGGAAAAATCAGTGCCTTTCAGCAATATGTGGATACTAAGAAATTGGCTGAAGCAGAAAAAGAATAA
- a CDS encoding M20/M25/M40 family metallo-hydrolase, with protein sequence MKTIFKTFITAFLIIGFAATSQTLPQALSKINTEGFQKSEVMNLIGDLSDVYGPRLTGTDQYYTAAEWAKKTMENWGMDKVYFENYCDDCMGWEVKSFNVEMIEPAYMKIQAYPYAWTEPSNGEQIGDLIWIESYDDLEAVKQKWSGKLKGKTILMGAAPEQNMLFEPLSKRYTKDQIEDAKKSITPVVKNPLGASSGNLDLIKDFDFLFEKFAKKDDAFFAFLKAEGAISVLGTKASFPGIIHPGGTYNFRKNDERPIPYFAISPENFGKLKRLTVRGITPKIKFHLDSELYLKPENNVNIIGEITGSDAKLKDEVVMIGAHFDSWHSASGATDNGAGSAVMMEVMRIIKASGLKPKRTIRIALWGGEEQGIIGSRAYAENHFGKIKETTRKKEVEKISAYINMDNGAGQMRGIYLQGNEAVKLIFEEMLKPYDYLDVNNLTIENTNFTDHEVFDYFKIPGFQIIQDPLNYKTVTHHTNLDVLEYVPERDMMVNATVIAALVYQIAQLDSRLPREK encoded by the coding sequence ATGAAAACAATATTTAAAACCTTTATCACAGCATTCCTAATTATTGGATTCGCCGCAACCAGCCAAACACTACCGCAAGCACTTTCAAAAATCAACACCGAAGGCTTTCAAAAATCTGAAGTAATGAATTTAATTGGAGACTTATCAGATGTGTATGGCCCTCGATTAACGGGAACGGATCAATATTACACCGCTGCCGAATGGGCAAAAAAAACAATGGAAAATTGGGGAATGGATAAAGTATATTTCGAAAATTATTGTGACGATTGCATGGGTTGGGAAGTAAAATCCTTCAACGTAGAAATGATAGAACCTGCCTATATGAAGATACAAGCCTATCCGTATGCGTGGACAGAACCTTCAAATGGTGAGCAAATTGGCGATTTAATTTGGATTGAAAGCTATGATGATTTAGAAGCAGTAAAACAAAAATGGAGCGGAAAATTAAAAGGCAAGACCATTTTGATGGGCGCAGCACCAGAACAAAATATGTTATTTGAGCCACTTTCTAAACGATATACCAAAGATCAAATTGAAGACGCTAAAAAATCTATTACGCCTGTTGTCAAAAATCCTTTAGGTGCATCATCTGGGAATCTAGATTTGATTAAAGATTTTGATTTTCTTTTCGAAAAATTTGCAAAAAAAGACGATGCATTTTTTGCCTTCTTAAAAGCGGAAGGTGCAATAAGTGTTTTAGGAACTAAAGCTTCATTTCCTGGAATCATCCATCCTGGCGGCACTTATAATTTTAGAAAAAATGATGAGCGGCCAATCCCCTATTTTGCCATTTCGCCAGAAAATTTTGGAAAATTAAAGCGCTTAACCGTTAGAGGAATTACTCCTAAAATTAAATTCCATTTAGATTCTGAATTGTATTTAAAACCAGAAAACAACGTAAATATCATTGGGGAAATCACAGGATCAGACGCAAAATTAAAAGATGAAGTTGTAATGATTGGTGCTCACTTTGACTCTTGGCATTCGGCATCTGGCGCAACAGACAATGGTGCAGGTTCTGCAGTAATGATGGAAGTAATGCGGATTATAAAAGCATCAGGCTTAAAACCAAAACGTACCATAAGAATTGCACTTTGGGGTGGCGAAGAACAAGGGATTATTGGTTCAAGAGCGTATGCTGAAAATCATTTTGGAAAAATTAAAGAAACAACTAGAAAGAAAGAAGTCGAAAAAATTTCGGCCTATATTAATATGGATAATGGTGCAGGGCAAATGCGAGGAATTTATTTGCAAGGAAATGAAGCGGTAAAACTCATTTTTGAAGAGATGTTAAAGCCGTATGATTATTTAGATGTTAATAATCTAACCATTGAAAACACAAATTTTACAGACCATGAGGTCTTCGATTATTTCAAAATTCCCGGATTTCAAATCATTCAAGATCCGTTAAACTATAAGACAGTAACACACCACACAAATTTAGACGTGTTGGAATACGTGCCAGAACGCGATATGATGGTTAATGCCACTGTAATTGCAGCACTTGTATATCAAATTGCACAGTTGGATTCACGTTTGCCGAGGGAGAAGTAA
- a CDS encoding DUF6090 family protein — translation MIKLFRNIRKNLLAQGKTTKYLKYAIGEIILVVIGILIALSINNWNDIRKNQKYEQDILFLINQNLDNDSIQLTDRLLKAKEAIELTNRLVAQVATENYGDSLNFWMGKIITFERFTSQSSAFEVLKSKGIETISDNDLQLALISYYDEDLSGVYQALNDVEQSFKVDWFPVIKAEFSDFKWRAYCVPTDSKAFFQKASTLTFFNFYKDNRYGSVHNIELALEKISKIKNLSKKNSR, via the coding sequence ATGATAAAACTCTTTAGAAACATCCGAAAAAACCTTCTCGCTCAAGGCAAAACCACCAAGTACCTAAAATACGCCATCGGCGAAATCATCCTCGTGGTTATTGGAATTTTGATTGCGTTGAGCATCAACAATTGGAATGATATACGCAAAAATCAAAAGTATGAACAAGATATCCTATTCTTAATTAATCAAAATTTAGATAACGATTCCATTCAGCTAACCGATAGATTGCTTAAAGCAAAGGAAGCCATTGAACTAACAAATAGATTAGTAGCGCAAGTTGCCACAGAAAATTATGGTGATAGTTTGAATTTCTGGATGGGGAAAATTATAACCTTCGAACGGTTTACATCACAATCAAGCGCCTTTGAAGTTTTAAAATCAAAAGGCATTGAAACTATTTCTGATAATGACCTCCAACTGGCATTAATATCCTATTATGATGAAGATTTATCCGGTGTTTATCAGGCGCTTAACGATGTAGAACAATCATTTAAAGTTGATTGGTTTCCCGTAATTAAAGCAGAATTTTCAGATTTTAAATGGCGTGCGTATTGCGTACCTACAGATTCAAAAGCATTTTTTCAGAAAGCTTCTACTCTAACCTTTTTTAACTTTTATAAAGATAATAGATATGGTTCTGTTCATAATATAGAATTAGCATTAGAAAAAATATCAAAAATTAAGAACCTTTCTAAAAAGAACTCAAGATGA
- a CDS encoding dipeptidase: MKTKLLLISLLATLQLSAQNYQKIHNKAILVDTHNDFLTQTMEKNFVFDSNLEGRTHSDLNRMKEGGLDVQFFSVWSDGERVNPYAFANRQIDSLDAVIKRNPDKIVKVANSKELLKAVKQKKIAAFIGVEGGHQFENDLGKLEALYNRGVRYITLTWNNSTPWATSAADETNPNGAKNSEGKKGLTAFGKQVVQKMNSLGMLVDVSHVGEQTFYDVIATTTKPVIASHSSVYAICSHPRNLKYDQIKAIAKNGGVIQINFNSGFIDPTVDKRESAFLEKHQSEIDSLTQAGLNPFIAQESIYVKYADESQQLRAPFEMVIQHIEYVINLVGVDYVGIGSDFDGIFLPPKQLDDVTDYPLITKALVEKGYSEKDIDKILGGNLLRVLKANE, from the coding sequence ATGAAAACAAAATTACTTCTCATCAGTTTACTCGCAACGCTTCAACTAAGCGCACAGAACTATCAAAAAATTCACAACAAAGCCATTTTGGTTGATACCCACAACGATTTTCTTACCCAAACAATGGAAAAGAATTTCGTTTTTGACTCCAATTTAGAAGGCAGAACCCATAGTGACCTCAACAGGATGAAAGAAGGCGGCTTGGATGTTCAATTCTTCTCTGTTTGGAGCGATGGCGAACGGGTAAATCCATATGCTTTTGCTAACCGCCAAATAGATAGTTTGGATGCCGTAATAAAACGAAATCCTGATAAAATTGTGAAAGTCGCCAATTCAAAAGAACTTTTAAAAGCTGTTAAGCAGAAAAAGATTGCTGCGTTTATTGGTGTGGAAGGCGGCCATCAATTTGAAAACGATTTAGGCAAACTCGAAGCACTTTACAATCGTGGCGTTCGCTACATTACCTTAACTTGGAACAACTCTACACCTTGGGCTACAAGTGCTGCAGATGAAACCAATCCGAACGGAGCGAAAAATTCCGAAGGCAAAAAAGGGCTTACTGCCTTTGGCAAACAAGTAGTCCAAAAAATGAACAGTTTGGGAATGTTGGTGGATGTTTCGCACGTTGGCGAACAAACGTTTTACGATGTTATCGCCACAACTACAAAACCCGTTATCGCTTCACACAGTTCGGTTTATGCAATTTGTTCGCATCCTCGAAATCTGAAATACGATCAAATAAAAGCAATTGCAAAAAATGGAGGCGTAATTCAAATCAACTTCAATTCAGGCTTTATTGATCCAACTGTTGATAAACGCGAAAGTGCCTTTCTTGAAAAACATCAGTCTGAAATAGATTCACTGACACAAGCTGGGTTGAATCCATTTATCGCCCAAGAAAGTATCTACGTAAAATATGCAGATGAATCCCAACAACTTCGAGCACCTTTTGAAATGGTAATTCAACATATAGAATACGTCATTAATTTGGTGGGTGTGGATTACGTGGGCATCGGCTCCGATTTTGATGGAATCTTTCTGCCACCAAAACAGTTGGACGATGTTACCGATTATCCTTTGATTACAAAAGCTTTGGTTGAAAAAGGCTACAGCGAAAAAGATATTGATAAAATCCTTGGCGGAAATCTGCTTCGGGTTTTAAAAGCGAATGAATAA
- a CDS encoding proline iminopeptidase-family hydrolase — translation MKNAIYFLIISAALLLSCAEKQESAKTETDSKSTYFDYSNSDDQNTGGIKMIPITTPKGTFKVWTKRMGNNPKMKVLLLHGGPGGTHEAFENFDGYLPNEEIEYIYYDQLDSYYSDKPNDSTLWTTEYFVEEVEQVRKALNLDKDNFYLLGQSWGGILAMEYALKYQDNLKGLIISNMMASAAEYQKYADEVLGPQLPPEIYKEIKEMEAKEDFDNPRYAELVMNYYYTEHILRKPVAEWPEFINRTFSHINPAIYIYMQGHSEFGMTGNATLKNWDVSKRLKEIKTPTLMIGGKYDTMDPKYMEWMSTEVQNGRSLTVNSGHISQYDDPENYFSGLIKFIKDVDDGSF, via the coding sequence ATGAAAAACGCAATTTACTTTTTAATCATTTCCGCAGCATTACTTTTAAGCTGTGCCGAAAAACAAGAATCTGCAAAAACCGAAACCGATAGCAAATCCACTTATTTTGACTATTCAAATAGCGATGACCAAAATACGGGTGGTATTAAAATGATTCCCATTACAACCCCAAAAGGCACTTTCAAAGTGTGGACAAAACGAATGGGCAACAATCCAAAAATGAAAGTTTTATTGCTTCACGGAGGTCCAGGTGGCACTCATGAGGCTTTTGAAAACTTTGATGGTTACCTTCCAAATGAAGAAATTGAATACATTTATTACGACCAGCTAGATAGTTATTATAGCGATAAACCAAACGACTCAACACTTTGGACTACCGAATATTTTGTAGAAGAAGTTGAACAGGTTCGCAAGGCGTTAAATTTAGATAAAGACAATTTTTATCTACTCGGCCAATCGTGGGGCGGAATTTTGGCGATGGAATATGCACTGAAATATCAAGACAATCTTAAAGGTTTAATAATTTCAAATATGATGGCAAGCGCGGCAGAATATCAAAAATATGCCGATGAAGTTTTAGGCCCTCAACTTCCGCCAGAGATTTATAAAGAAATAAAGGAAATGGAAGCCAAAGAAGATTTTGATAATCCAAGATATGCAGAGTTGGTTATGAATTATTACTACACAGAACACATCTTGAGAAAACCTGTGGCTGAATGGCCAGAGTTCATTAATCGCACCTTTTCACACATAAATCCAGCTATTTACATCTATATGCAAGGTCACAGCGAATTTGGAATGACGGGCAACGCAACTTTAAAAAACTGGGATGTTTCAAAAAGATTAAAGGAAATAAAAACACCAACCTTGATGATTGGCGGCAAATATGACACGATGGACCCAAAATATATGGAATGGATGAGTACTGAAGTTCAGAATGGAAGAAGTCTCACTGTAAATTCTGGACACATTTCTCAATATGACGACCCAGAAAATTATTTCTCTGGACTTATAAAATTTATTAAAGATGTGGATGATGGCTCTTTTTAA
- a CDS encoding tetratricopeptide repeat protein: MFSCKQQETKNSFLGVVDISVSGKKSAQPHFEKGLLLLHSFEYEDAREAFQKAQNEDQKMPMAYWGEAMTYNHSLWQQQNYEAAATVLAKLDGLDLEKNTSEIEQDLIKAAKILYQPKTEKTQRDIAYSEFMEGLYEKYPANQEVAAFYALSLLGSVPEGRDDILYGKGAKIAKGILKENPNHPGALHYLIHSYDDPEHAPLALDAANIYAKVAPDAGHALHMPSHIYVAMGMWDEVISSNIDSYQASINRMEKKELDNDARGYHAFHWLEYGYLQKGNHKEAKKMVLDMQKYASEKPSKKARVHLVFLKGTYLVETDDWNGIVADIPVDITDLNISIRSQYHFLEGMKAYKEGNSKKLDSILTTIDQDINRETFIAKEGSSKLCSNVSRDEATQIDLKEAQIRQNQLGALQAEMNNNSALAEEHLLKSIAIENSISYSYGPPSIQKPTHELYADWLLSKERSEEANQQYTLAQKLGPSRLRVLEGLEKTNS; the protein is encoded by the coding sequence ATGTTTTCTTGTAAACAACAAGAAACAAAAAACAGTTTTCTGGGGGTTGTGGATATTTCCGTAAGTGGAAAAAAAAGTGCGCAACCACATTTTGAAAAAGGATTGCTCCTTCTCCATTCCTTTGAATATGAAGACGCCCGAGAAGCTTTTCAAAAAGCGCAAAACGAAGACCAAAAAATGCCAATGGCTTATTGGGGAGAGGCAATGACTTATAACCACAGTTTATGGCAGCAACAGAATTATGAAGCTGCAGCAACTGTTTTAGCAAAGCTTGACGGTCTTGACTTAGAAAAAAACACATCCGAAATTGAACAGGATTTAATAAAAGCAGCAAAAATACTCTACCAACCAAAAACTGAAAAAACTCAAAGAGATATTGCCTATTCTGAGTTTATGGAAGGTTTATACGAAAAATACCCAGCCAATCAGGAAGTAGCTGCGTTTTATGCGCTTTCCCTGCTAGGCTCTGTTCCAGAAGGAAGAGATGATATATTATATGGAAAGGGAGCAAAAATCGCAAAAGGCATTCTAAAGGAAAACCCAAACCATCCCGGTGCGCTTCATTATTTAATACATTCCTACGACGATCCAGAACATGCCCCGCTTGCTTTAGATGCGGCGAATATTTACGCAAAAGTTGCTCCAGATGCGGGCCACGCCTTACACATGCCTTCACATATTTATGTAGCAATGGGAATGTGGGATGAAGTAATTTCGTCGAATATTGATTCTTACCAAGCTAGCATTAACAGAATGGAGAAGAAAGAATTAGACAACGATGCGCGTGGTTATCACGCTTTTCATTGGTTGGAGTACGGCTATCTTCAAAAAGGAAATCACAAAGAAGCAAAAAAAATGGTACTCGATATGCAAAAATATGCTTCCGAAAAACCATCAAAAAAAGCAAGAGTTCATCTCGTATTTTTAAAAGGAACTTATTTAGTCGAAACGGATGATTGGAATGGTATAGTTGCAGATATACCAGTAGATATAACCGATTTGAACATTTCCATACGGTCACAATATCACTTTTTGGAAGGAATGAAAGCATACAAAGAAGGTAATTCGAAAAAGTTAGACAGTATTCTCACTACTATAGATCAAGATATAAATCGGGAAACCTTTATTGCTAAAGAAGGGAGTTCTAAGCTTTGTTCAAACGTTAGCCGCGATGAAGCCACCCAAATAGATTTAAAGGAAGCACAAATTCGGCAAAATCAACTTGGTGCGCTACAAGCAGAAATGAATAACAATTCAGCACTTGCCGAAGAACATTTATTAAAATCCATAGCCATTGAAAACAGTATAAGTTATAGTTATGGGCCACCTTCAATTCAAAAACCCACTCACGAACTTTATGCGGATTGGCTACTTTCCAAAGAAAGAAGTGAAGAAGCTAATCAACAGTATACACTTGCACAAAAGTTGGGGCCAAGTAGATTACGTGTTTTGGAAGGTTTAGAAAAAACTAATAGCTAA
- a CDS encoding carbonic anhydrase — MNIEQIFKNNEVWVNEKLGVDSEYFKNLASGQNPDILYIGCSDSRVTAEEVMGVKPGDVFVMRNISNMVSNLDLSAMSVIDYAVSVLQVKNIVICGHYGCGGVKAAMQSKDLGILNPWLRNIRDVYRLHRDELNDIEDEEEKYRRLVELNVQEQCVNVIKTADVQIAVRKGQLAVHGWVMDMATGKLIDLKIDFEKVLEGIMEIYHLDKDEIDSK, encoded by the coding sequence ATGAATATAGAACAAATTTTCAAAAACAACGAGGTCTGGGTAAACGAAAAATTAGGAGTTGATTCGGAATACTTTAAAAATCTAGCTAGTGGCCAAAACCCAGATATTCTTTATATAGGTTGCAGTGACAGCCGAGTTACTGCAGAAGAGGTAATGGGTGTTAAACCAGGCGACGTTTTTGTGATGCGAAATATTTCGAACATGGTCTCCAATCTAGACCTAAGCGCGATGAGCGTTATTGATTATGCAGTAAGTGTTCTCCAAGTTAAAAACATTGTTATATGTGGCCATTACGGTTGTGGTGGCGTGAAAGCAGCTATGCAGTCGAAGGATTTAGGTATTTTGAATCCGTGGCTTCGAAATATTCGTGATGTGTACCGTTTGCACCGCGATGAACTAAATGATATTGAGGACGAAGAAGAAAAGTACAGAAGGCTGGTAGAACTAAACGTGCAAGAACAATGCGTTAACGTAATCAAAACTGCCGATGTTCAGATTGCTGTAAGAAAAGGTCAATTGGCCGTTCACGGATGGGTAATGGATATGGCAACAGGAAAACTGATAGATTTAAAAATAGATTTTGAAAAAGTACTAGAAGGGATTATGGAAATCTATCATTTGGATAAAGATGAAATTGATTCAAAATAA